The proteins below come from a single Caenibius sp. WL genomic window:
- a CDS encoding L,D-transpeptidase family protein codes for MNTAGKWIGGGIAVGVALLAGVMVGTRLPSKTPTAHHAAAPAQTASADTPEPADTETETVADGPFVIKRVLPIQGPIRYGEWHWDDADVPDGPLLVTVDLEARVISVFRGGYEIGAAAVLLGTDDHPTPLGTFPIIAKIRDNISSIYDAPMPFTMRLTNDGVAIHGAPVEKGYASHGCIGTPDAFAQKLFAIAKLGDKVVITRGKKVDLGHDLSGGQAL; via the coding sequence ATCGCGGTGGGCGTGGCGCTCCTCGCCGGGGTGATGGTGGGCACGCGCCTGCCGAGCAAGACGCCCACGGCGCACCACGCCGCCGCACCGGCACAGACCGCCTCTGCCGACACCCCCGAACCGGCGGACACGGAAACGGAAACGGTTGCCGATGGCCCCTTCGTCATCAAGCGCGTGCTGCCGATCCAGGGGCCGATCAGGTATGGCGAATGGCACTGGGACGATGCCGATGTGCCCGATGGGCCGCTGCTCGTCACCGTCGATCTCGAAGCGCGGGTGATTTCGGTGTTCCGGGGCGGTTATGAAATCGGGGCCGCGGCGGTGCTGCTCGGCACCGACGATCATCCCACCCCGCTCGGCACGTTCCCGATCATCGCCAAGATCAGGGACAATATCTCCAGCATCTATGATGCGCCGATGCCTTTCACCATGCGCCTGACCAATGACGGCGTCGCCATCCACGGCGCGCCGGTGGAAAAAGGCTATGCCAGCCACGGCTGCATCGGCACGCCCGATGCGTTCGCGCAGAAGCTGTTCGCCATCGCCAAGCTGGGCGACAAAGTCGTTATCACGCGCGGTAAGAAAGTCGATCTCGGCCACGACCTCTCCGGCGGGCAAGCGCTCTAG
- the tilS gene encoding tRNA lysidine(34) synthetase TilS codes for MSGGPDSLALLLLAEAVMPGKVEVATVDHGLRSASASEAAMVAELCAGHGIPHEILPVQVPQGNLQDMARLARYRALHAWATRRGLGAIATAHHADDQAETLIMRLNRASGIAGLAGVRLRTVVPGADMPLLRPLLGWRRADLGELVNAAGLDAVQDPSNEDLRFDRVKVRKALETCDWLDPAALAMSASHLADAEGVLQWATQREWAECVQASEDAIVYRPLAPAAIRLRIVGRAIALLSGVPRGGEVAKLIARLTAGRDGTLAGVVARHGPSGEWVFRKEPPRRAGSNRH; via the coding sequence GTGTCCGGCGGGCCTGACAGCCTGGCTTTGTTGCTGTTGGCCGAAGCGGTCATGCCGGGCAAAGTGGAAGTGGCGACGGTCGATCACGGGCTGCGCAGTGCCAGCGCTTCGGAAGCGGCGATGGTGGCGGAACTGTGCGCCGGGCACGGCATTCCGCATGAAATTCTGCCGGTGCAGGTGCCGCAGGGCAATTTGCAGGACATGGCCCGGCTCGCCCGCTACCGGGCGCTGCACGCATGGGCCACGCGGCGCGGCCTTGGCGCTATCGCCACCGCGCATCATGCCGACGATCAGGCCGAAACGCTGATTATGCGGCTCAATCGGGCCAGCGGCATCGCGGGTCTTGCCGGGGTGCGCCTGCGCACGGTGGTGCCGGGGGCGGATATGCCGCTGCTCCGCCCGCTGCTCGGCTGGCGCCGGGCCGATCTGGGCGAACTGGTCAACGCGGCCGGGCTCGACGCGGTGCAGGACCCCAGCAACGAGGATTTGCGGTTCGACCGGGTGAAAGTGCGCAAGGCGCTGGAAACCTGCGACTGGCTCGATCCGGCCGCACTGGCGATGAGCGCCAGCCATCTGGCCGATGCCGAGGGTGTCCTGCAATGGGCGACCCAGCGCGAATGGGCCGAATGCGTGCAGGCAAGCGAGGATGCGATCGTCTATCGCCCGCTGGCCCCGGCCGCGATCCGCCTGCGCATCGTCGGCCGTGCCATCGCCCTGCTCAGCGGTGTGCCGCGCGGGGGCGAGGTGGCGAAACTGATCGCCCGGCTTACCGCAGGGCGCGATGGCACGCTGGCAGGCGTGGTGGCGCGCCACGGCCCCTCGGGCGAATGGGTGTTCCGCAAGGAACCGCCGCGCCGGGCCGGGAGCAACCGGCATTAG
- a CDS encoding tetratricopeptide repeat protein: MMRGGRGAVLALSALAVIGTAAPASAQVDEARMRKLEAEVRAMQRKVFPGGSGQYFPQDNTAGAGQAAGAAPATSAVTDILARLDALETRLASLTAQVETNANAMALLSGRVATLEGGAGIGQPQASAPGSAPATGSAPAAVTPPKPATPTAPAAKPAGPSSERLARVQAITKPATADAAEDEYTYGFRLWEAKLYPEAQQQLQLYVQKYPTHRMISYGRNLLGRAYLDDGKPKDAAPWFVKNYDDDVQGARAADSLLYLAESMIAIKDTKRACIALAKFSETYPALATGRLKSQYDANRAKVKCN, from the coding sequence ATGATGCGGGGAGGGCGCGGCGCGGTGCTGGCATTGTCCGCGCTGGCCGTGATCGGAACGGCAGCACCGGCTTCGGCTCAGGTCGACGAAGCGCGGATGCGCAAGCTGGAAGCCGAAGTCCGCGCGATGCAGCGCAAGGTGTTCCCTGGCGGCAGCGGGCAATATTTCCCGCAGGATAACACCGCCGGTGCTGGCCAGGCGGCAGGCGCGGCCCCGGCCACTTCGGCAGTAACCGATATTCTCGCCCGGCTCGATGCGCTGGAAACGCGCCTCGCCAGCCTGACGGCGCAAGTCGAAACCAACGCCAATGCCATGGCCCTGCTTTCCGGCCGCGTGGCGACGCTGGAAGGTGGCGCGGGCATCGGGCAACCGCAGGCATCGGCCCCCGGATCGGCCCCGGCCACCGGCTCTGCGCCGGCAGCGGTCACCCCGCCGAAGCCTGCCACGCCCACGGCCCCCGCCGCCAAGCCTGCCGGGCCAAGCAGCGAACGGCTGGCGCGGGTTCAGGCGATCACCAAACCGGCGACAGCCGATGCGGCGGAAGACGAATACACTTACGGTTTCCGGCTGTGGGAAGCCAAGCTCTACCCCGAAGCGCAGCAGCAATTGCAGCTTTATGTCCAGAAGTATCCCACGCACCGGATGATCAGCTATGGCCGCAATCTGCTCGGCCGCGCCTATCTCGACGATGGCAAGCCCAAGGATGCCGCGCCCTGGTTCGTGAAGAACTATGACGATGATGTTCAGGGTGCCCGCGCGGCGGACAGCCTGCTGTATCTCGCTGAATCGATGATCGCGATCAAGGACACCAAGCGTGCGTGCATCGCGCTTGCCAAATTCAGCGAAACCTATCCCGCGCTCGCCACCGGGCGGCTCAAGTCGCAATACGATGCCAATCGCGCCAAGGTGAAGTGCAATTAA
- a CDS encoding helix-turn-helix domain-containing protein, translating into MSEELEQEQVVVGVGAQIRAARERAGMSLAQVAAETRIAQRHLEMIEASDFDGLPARTYAVGFSRSVAKVVGLDPAEIATQVRAALNASGIEPPRRLSTYEPADPARVPSAKLGWLMALVAVALLVAAFIFLRPAATLPELTEDKPQQAAQAAKPAAAAAQAPAPQGGAVVFTALEPGIWVKFYDGAGKQLLQKEMAKDETFTVPADAQDPKVWTGRPDALAITVGGRAVAPLADRQRIVKDVPVTAEALLARGQAAAPAAAPATASAGPAGAAPAGGTAPATPAR; encoded by the coding sequence TTGAGCGAAGAACTGGAACAGGAACAGGTGGTTGTGGGCGTCGGGGCGCAGATCAGGGCGGCCCGCGAACGCGCGGGGATGAGCCTGGCCCAGGTGGCCGCCGAAACGCGCATCGCGCAGCGCCATCTGGAAATGATCGAAGCCAGCGATTTCGACGGCCTGCCCGCCCGCACCTATGCCGTGGGCTTTTCACGCAGCGTGGCCAAAGTGGTGGGGCTGGACCCGGCGGAAATCGCCACGCAGGTCCGCGCCGCGCTCAACGCCAGCGGCATCGAACCGCCCCGGCGGCTGAGCACTTATGAGCCCGCCGATCCGGCGCGCGTTCCCTCGGCCAAGCTTGGCTGGCTGATGGCGCTGGTGGCGGTGGCCCTGCTGGTGGCGGCGTTCATTTTCCTCCGCCCGGCGGCGACTCTGCCCGAATTGACCGAAGACAAGCCGCAGCAGGCGGCCCAGGCGGCCAAACCCGCGGCGGCGGCGGCGCAGGCCCCGGCGCCGCAAGGCGGGGCGGTGGTTTTCACCGCGCTGGAACCGGGCATCTGGGTCAAATTCTACGACGGCGCGGGCAAGCAGTTGCTGCAGAAGGAAATGGCCAAGGACGAGACGTTCACGGTGCCCGCCGATGCGCAGGATCCGAAAGTCTGGACCGGGCGCCCCGATGCGCTGGCGATCACGGTCGGCGGCCGCGCGGTCGCGCCGCTGGCGGACCGGCAGAGGATCGTCAAGGATGTGCCGGTGACGGCCGAAGCCTTGCTCGCGCGCGGACAGGCCGCCGCGCCCGCCGCCGCTCCGGCCACGGCATCGGCAGGGCCCGCCGGGGCAGCCCCCGCTGGCGGAACGGCACCGGCCACCCCGGCCCGCTGA
- the ptsP gene encoding phosphoenolpyruvate--protein phosphotransferase, translating to MTSAATAARNILTRLHEVMASRLPAQAKLNQVVEIIGNSLHSEVCSIYLLREGMLELFATRGLNQSAVHVTRMAVGEGLTGTIAENIETLNLAEATAHPDFSYRPETGEDKFHSFAGVPIVRHERAVGVLCVQHVDPRRYEDIEIEALQTTAMVLSELIANADLVDEEELLGSDASRSGSEIVRGLSLVKGLASGTAVFHQPRVTVEHVVAEDTEAERQRVYLAFDKMRDQIDRMTSQAEFGVGGEHEEVLETYKMFAYDEGWARRINEAIDSGLTAEAAIERVQQRTRMRMREIDDPLLAERMHDLEDLSNRLLRIVSGQLGTAAAKGLRGDTILVARNLGPAELLEYDKRRLKGVVLEEGSLTSHVVIVARAMGVPVLGRMPGLRRMVQEGDQLLLDGDLGTVTIRPAPSLVQAFDARFTKSKERQAAYAKLRDVQPVSLDGTRITVMINAGLRDDTPMLNMTGADGIGLFRTEFQFLVSATLPQRDRQMRLYRDVLDAAGGKPVIFRTVDIGGDKALPYLRDGDAENDENPAMGWRALRLALEREGLLKAQARALLEAAAGRTLNVMFPLVSEPWEFDAARAVFEAQCKFLKQHKKTLPEAINYGVMLEVPALAEMLDVMLPKLSFISIGTNDLTQFLFAADRANPKLAERYDWLNPSILRFTRRVVAAADAAGVPVGVCGEMGGRRLEALALLGIGIKRLSITPAAVGPIKELVCKTNLAEIKEAMDGWLAHPPVDLRAEVQQWALDHGLDSD from the coding sequence ATGACCTCAGCCGCGACCGCCGCCCGGAATATCCTCACCCGATTGCATGAGGTCATGGCGTCGCGCCTGCCGGCGCAGGCGAAGCTCAACCAGGTGGTCGAAATCATCGGGAACAGCCTCCACAGCGAGGTCTGCTCGATCTATCTCCTGCGCGAAGGGATGCTCGAACTGTTCGCCACGCGCGGGCTGAACCAGAGCGCGGTCCACGTCACCCGCATGGCGGTGGGCGAAGGTCTGACCGGCACCATTGCCGAGAATATCGAGACTCTGAACCTGGCCGAGGCGACGGCGCACCCCGACTTTTCCTATCGCCCGGAAACGGGGGAGGACAAATTCCATTCCTTCGCCGGTGTCCCGATCGTGCGCCACGAACGCGCGGTGGGTGTGCTCTGCGTCCAGCATGTCGATCCGCGCCGCTACGAAGACATCGAAATCGAAGCGTTGCAGACCACCGCGATGGTGCTCAGCGAATTGATCGCCAATGCCGATCTGGTGGACGAGGAAGAATTGCTGGGCAGCGATGCCTCGCGCAGCGGCTCGGAAATCGTCCGCGGCCTCAGCCTCGTGAAAGGGCTGGCCAGCGGGACGGCGGTGTTCCACCAGCCGCGCGTGACGGTGGAACATGTCGTTGCCGAAGACACCGAAGCGGAACGCCAGCGGGTCTATCTCGCGTTCGACAAGATGCGCGATCAGATCGACCGCATGACCAGCCAGGCCGAATTCGGCGTAGGCGGCGAGCATGAGGAAGTGCTCGAAACCTACAAGATGTTCGCTTACGACGAAGGTTGGGCGCGGCGGATCAACGAAGCGATCGATTCCGGGCTGACGGCGGAAGCCGCGATCGAACGCGTCCAGCAGCGCACCCGCATGCGCATGCGCGAAATCGACGATCCGCTGCTGGCCGAACGGATGCACGATCTGGAAGATCTGTCCAATCGCCTGCTGCGGATCGTGTCGGGCCAACTCGGCACGGCGGCGGCCAAGGGGCTGCGGGGGGATACGATCCTGGTGGCCCGCAATCTCGGCCCGGCCGAACTGCTGGAATACGACAAGCGCCGTCTGAAAGGCGTGGTGCTGGAGGAAGGCTCGCTCACTTCGCATGTGGTGATCGTGGCGCGGGCGATGGGGGTGCCGGTCCTCGGGCGCATGCCGGGTCTGCGCCGCATGGTGCAGGAAGGCGATCAACTCCTGCTCGACGGCGATCTCGGCACGGTCACCATCCGGCCGGCCCCGTCGCTGGTTCAGGCGTTCGACGCGCGGTTCACCAAAAGCAAGGAACGCCAGGCCGCCTATGCCAAGCTGCGCGATGTCCAGCCGGTCAGCCTGGATGGCACGCGGATCACCGTGATGATCAATGCCGGGCTGCGCGACGATACGCCGATGCTGAATATGACCGGCGCCGATGGCATCGGGCTGTTCCGCACCGAATTCCAGTTCCTCGTTTCGGCCACACTGCCGCAGCGCGACCGGCAGATGCGGCTCTATCGCGATGTGCTGGATGCCGCAGGCGGCAAGCCGGTGATTTTCCGCACTGTCGATATCGGGGGGGACAAGGCGCTGCCCTATCTGCGCGATGGCGACGCCGAAAATGACGAGAACCCGGCGATGGGCTGGCGCGCCCTGCGCCTCGCGCTCGAACGCGAAGGCCTGTTGAAAGCGCAGGCCCGCGCGCTGCTCGAAGCGGCGGCCGGGCGCACGCTCAACGTCATGTTTCCACTGGTGTCCGAACCGTGGGAATTCGATGCCGCGCGGGCGGTGTTCGAAGCGCAGTGCAAGTTCCTCAAGCAGCACAAGAAAACGTTGCCCGAAGCGATCAATTACGGCGTGATGCTGGAAGTGCCCGCGCTGGCGGAAATGCTCGATGTGATGCTGCCCAAGCTATCGTTCATTTCGATCGGCACCAACGATCTGACCCAGTTCCTGTTCGCGGCGGATCGGGCCAATCCCAAGCTGGCGGAACGCTACGACTGGCTCAACCCGTCGATCCTGCGCTTCACGCGGCGGGTGGTGGCAGCCGCCGATGCGGCGGGCGTGCCGGTGGGCGTGTGCGGCGAAATGGGCGGGCGCAGGCTGGAAGCGCTGGCCTTGCTCGGCATCGGGATCAAGCGCCTGTCGATCACTCCGGCGGCGGTCGGGCCGATCAAGGAACTCGTCTGCAAGACCAATCTGGCCGAAATCAAGGAAGCGATGGACGGTTGGCTGGCCCATCCGCCTGTGGACCTCAGGGCCGAAGTCCAGCAATGGGCGCTCGATCATGGGCTCGACAGCGATTAG
- a CDS encoding DUF465 domain-containing protein — protein MESSHISALQLKHRGIEQQLRDEMSRPSPDETIIQSLKKRKLRIKEEIAQI, from the coding sequence ATGGAATCGTCACATATCAGTGCCCTGCAACTCAAGCATCGCGGTATCGAACAGCAACTCCGTGACGAAATGAGTCGCCCGTCGCCGGATGAGACGATCATTCAATCGCTCAAGAAGCGGAAGCTGCGGATCAAGGAAGAGATCGCGCAGATCTAG
- a CDS encoding DUF465 domain-containing protein produces the protein MTEEEMRKRLESLRIEHRDLDAAIGALTTAGSPDQLQIARLKKRKLRLKDQIALIEDALLPDIIA, from the coding sequence GTGACCGAAGAAGAGATGCGCAAGCGGCTGGAAAGTTTGCGGATCGAACATCGCGATCTTGATGCCGCCATCGGCGCTCTGACCACGGCCGGAAGCCCCGACCAATTGCAGATCGCCCGGCTGAAAAAGCGCAAGTTGCGGCTGAAAGACCAGATCGCACTGATCGAAGACGCGCTGCTGCCCGATATCATCGCCTGA
- a CDS encoding DUF1465 family protein — MTQPVDLNRPIIEGLYAEALVLADQVRRSFDHAALGTAQLDDEDPIRIALSCEALRTATRMMHVIAWLLNQRAYYNGEISEFQLRRTGRLPSGGSRSTPEQAALLPPNLHELVAASERFHARIARLESAWHARFAMHPSAIHRLRERLGQELHCR; from the coding sequence ATGACGCAGCCGGTCGATCTCAACCGCCCCATTATCGAAGGGCTCTATGCCGAAGCGCTCGTGCTGGCCGATCAGGTGCGCCGGTCGTTCGACCATGCGGCCCTTGGCACGGCGCAATTGGACGATGAAGACCCGATCCGGATCGCGCTGTCATGCGAAGCGCTGCGCACCGCCACCCGGATGATGCATGTCATAGCCTGGCTGCTGAACCAGCGCGCCTATTACAACGGCGAAATCAGCGAATTCCAGTTGCGGCGCACCGGCAGACTGCCCTCGGGCGGCAGCCGCTCCACTCCCGAACAGGCCGCTCTCCTCCCACCGAACCTGCACGAGCTGGTGGCGGCCAGCGAACGCTTCCACGCGCGCATCGCCCGGCTGGAAAGCGCCTGGCACGCGCGGTTCGCAATGCATCCCAGCGCCATCCACCGCCTGCGCGAACGGCTGGGGCAGGAACTGCACTGCCGCTGA
- the glpK gene encoding glycerol kinase GlpK, giving the protein MRDELILVLDAGTTSTRAMLFALDGQVRALAQQELTQFYPAPGLVEHDPAEIWERTLVCARDVAAQAGEAGRIAAIGITNQRETVVAWDRVSGEPLARALVWQDRRTADRCQALKAQGHEDAVRNATGLLLDPYFSATKMRWLIDNVPAVAEAADAGRLAFGTVESWLVFRLAGGAHISDASNASRTLLLPLAGESWDEGLCSLFGVPRTALPEVCDNAGDLARTLPEWFGRAIPITGMAGDQQAATLGQSCLAPGDTKATYGTGAFVLANTGTAPPRSRHRLLGTVLYQMAGQRHYALEGSVFVAGSLIQWLRDSLGLLASAAETEALARSVADNGGVVIVPALSGLGAPHWLPEARGVIRGLSLSTGKAHIVRAALESMAHQTCDLAEAFAADGAAWQRLRIDGGMAANDWLAQDLADILGLTVERPDFVETTALGAAMLAAVGAGLFPDLATAGEAMGGARRSFEPQMDETTRMQRLSAWQAALRTL; this is encoded by the coding sequence ATGCGCGACGAACTGATCCTGGTGCTCGATGCGGGTACGACTTCGACCCGGGCGATGCTGTTCGCGCTGGATGGACAGGTTCGTGCGCTGGCGCAGCAGGAATTGACGCAGTTTTATCCGGCGCCGGGCCTGGTGGAGCACGATCCGGCGGAAATCTGGGAGCGGACGCTGGTCTGCGCGCGCGATGTCGCAGCACAGGCGGGGGAAGCGGGCCGGATCGCGGCTATCGGTATCACCAACCAGCGCGAAACGGTGGTAGCGTGGGACCGGGTCAGCGGCGAACCGCTGGCCCGCGCGCTGGTATGGCAGGACCGGCGCACCGCCGACCGCTGCCAGGCGCTGAAAGCGCAGGGGCACGAGGATGCGGTGCGCAATGCCACCGGGCTGCTGCTCGATCCCTATTTTTCCGCCACCAAGATGCGCTGGCTGATCGACAATGTGCCCGCCGTGGCCGAGGCGGCGGATGCCGGGCGGCTGGCGTTCGGCACGGTGGAAAGCTGGCTGGTGTTCCGCCTCGCCGGCGGGGCGCATATCAGCGACGCGAGCAACGCCAGCCGGACCTTGCTGCTCCCGCTGGCCGGGGAAAGCTGGGATGAAGGGCTGTGCAGCCTGTTCGGCGTGCCGCGCACCGCGCTGCCGGAGGTGTGCGACAACGCGGGCGATCTGGCGCGCACTTTGCCCGAATGGTTCGGGCGGGCGATCCCCATCACCGGCATGGCGGGGGATCAGCAGGCGGCGACGCTGGGGCAGAGCTGCCTCGCGCCCGGCGATACCAAGGCGACATACGGCACCGGCGCTTTCGTGCTGGCCAACACGGGCACCGCGCCGCCCCGGTCGCGCCATCGCCTGCTGGGCACGGTGTTGTATCAGATGGCCGGGCAGCGGCACTATGCGCTGGAAGGTTCGGTGTTCGTCGCTGGCAGCCTGATTCAGTGGCTGCGCGATTCGCTGGGCCTGCTGGCCAGCGCGGCGGAAACCGAGGCGCTGGCGCGGTCGGTGGCGGACAATGGCGGGGTGGTGATCGTGCCCGCGCTGTCCGGGCTGGGCGCGCCGCACTGGTTGCCCGAAGCGCGCGGGGTGATCCGTGGGCTCAGCCTGTCGACCGGGAAAGCGCATATCGTGCGGGCCGCGCTCGAATCGATGGCGCATCAGACCTGCGATCTGGCGGAGGCGTTCGCGGCCGATGGCGCGGCTTGGCAACGGCTGCGGATCGATGGCGGCATGGCGGCCAACGACTGGCTGGCGCAGGATCTGGCGGATATTCTGGGGCTGACGGTGGAACGCCCCGATTTTGTGGAAACCACCGCATTGGGCGCGGCGATGCTGGCAGCGGTGGGGGCGGGGCTGTTTCCCGATCTGGCCACAGCGGGCGAAGCGATGGGCGGCGCGCGGCGCAGTTTCGAACCGCAGATGGATGAAACCACGCGCATGCAGCGGCTGTCCGCGTGGCAGGCGGCCTTGCGCACGCTTTAG
- a CDS encoding MBL fold metallo-hydrolase, producing the protein MDASARPWPTGKVEQLEPLVRRVLAPNPSAFTYTGTQTYLIGDQAGLVVLDPGPNDPTHIAALVEAIGDAPVLAITCTHTHRDHSPAAAPLKQVTGAPIIGCAPLVLDTTGPRADAPFDTTYAPDRVLRDGDTLGGNHWTLRAVATPGHTSNHLCFALEESGALFTGDHVMGWSTSVVSPPDGDMAAYMRSLQLLYDREDRIYYPAHGPAVEKPRQLVRGMVGHRRQRERQILRQLEKGAQTIPGMVPEMYKGTDPALYPAAGMSVKAHLIDLAQRGKVALNGETWSLAG; encoded by the coding sequence ATGGATGCTTCTGCCCGCCCCTGGCCGACCGGAAAAGTCGAACAGCTCGAACCGCTGGTGCGGCGCGTGCTCGCGCCCAACCCTTCGGCATTCACGTATACCGGCACGCAGACTTACCTGATCGGCGATCAGGCGGGGCTGGTAGTGCTGGACCCGGGCCCCAACGATCCCACGCATATCGCCGCGCTGGTGGAGGCCATCGGCGATGCCCCGGTGCTGGCGATCACCTGCACCCACACCCATCGCGACCATTCGCCCGCCGCCGCCCCGCTCAAGCAGGTGACCGGCGCCCCGATCATCGGCTGCGCGCCGCTAGTGCTCGACACCACGGGTCCACGCGCCGATGCCCCGTTCGACACCACTTACGCCCCCGACCGGGTGCTGCGCGATGGCGATACGCTGGGCGGCAATCACTGGACTTTGCGCGCCGTGGCAACGCCCGGCCACACGTCGAACCACCTGTGCTTCGCACTGGAGGAAAGCGGCGCGCTGTTCACCGGTGATCATGTCATGGGCTGGTCCACCAGCGTGGTCTCCCCGCCCGACGGGGACATGGCGGCCTATATGCGTTCGCTCCAGCTGCTGTATGACCGGGAAGACAGGATCTATTATCCCGCCCATGGCCCGGCGGTGGAAAAGCCGCGCCAACTGGTGCGCGGCATGGTCGGCCACCGCCGCCAGCGCGAACGGCAGATTCTCCGCCAGCTCGAAAAGGGCGCGCAGACGATCCCCGGCATGGTCCCCGAAATGTACAAAGGCACCGATCCCGCGCTTTACCCCGCCGCCGGCATGTCGGTGAAAGCCCATCTGATCGATCTCGCGCAGCGCGGCAAAGTGGCGCTCAACGGCGAAACATGGTCACTGGCGGGGTAA
- the nadA gene encoding quinolinate synthase NadA produces MTIHTADLAGIDVRAEIERLRKERNAVILAHYYQKPEIQDLADFVGDSLELSRKAAATDADVIAFCGVKFMAETAKILSPEKIVVLPDMEAGCSLEDSCPPEKFKAFREAHPDHIALTYINCSTEVKALSDIIVTSSSAETILQQIPADQKIIFGPDRHLGGYLSRKFNREMLLWPGVCIVHEAFSETELLKLKQQYPGAPIAAHPECPPTIVDHADYVGSTSGILNYAKTMAGDTLIVATEPHIIHQMEKALPEKTFIGAPGADGNCNCNICPYMALNTLEKLYLALRDLEPRIEIEETLRLDAKRSLDRMLEMAGTTVGKGDLGNR; encoded by the coding sequence ATGACTATCCACACCGCCGACCTCGCTGGTATCGACGTGCGCGCCGAAATCGAACGGCTGCGCAAGGAACGCAACGCGGTGATCCTGGCGCACTACTACCAGAAACCGGAAATTCAGGATCTTGCCGATTTCGTCGGCGATTCGCTCGAACTGAGCCGCAAGGCCGCCGCGACCGATGCCGATGTCATCGCCTTTTGCGGGGTCAAATTCATGGCCGAAACGGCCAAGATCCTCAGCCCTGAAAAGATCGTCGTGCTGCCCGACATGGAAGCGGGTTGCAGCCTTGAGGATTCGTGCCCCCCGGAAAAATTCAAGGCTTTCCGCGAAGCGCATCCCGATCATATCGCGCTGACTTACATCAACTGCTCGACCGAGGTGAAAGCGCTCAGCGATATCATCGTCACTTCGTCCAGCGCGGAAACGATCCTGCAGCAGATCCCGGCCGATCAGAAGATCATCTTCGGGCCCGACCGGCATCTCGGCGGCTATCTCTCGCGCAAGTTCAACCGCGAAATGCTGCTCTGGCCGGGCGTGTGCATCGTGCACGAAGCGTTCAGCGAAACCGAACTGCTCAAGCTCAAGCAGCAGTATCCGGGCGCGCCGATCGCCGCGCACCCCGAATGCCCGCCGACGATTGTCGATCACGCCGATTATGTCGGTTCGACCAGTGGCATTCTGAACTATGCCAAGACGATGGCGGGCGACACGCTGATCGTCGCCACCGAACCGCACATCATCCACCAGATGGAAAAGGCGCTGCCGGAGAAGACCTTCATCGGCGCGCCGGGTGCGGACGGCAACTGCAACTGCAACATCTGCCCCTACATGGCGCTGAACACGCTGGAAAAGCTCTACCTCGCGCTGCGCGATCTCGAACCGCGCATCGAGATCGAGGAAACCCTGCGGCTCGACGCCAAGCGCTCGCTCGACCGGATGCTGGAAATGGCGGGCACCACGGTCGGCAAGGGCGACCTCGGCAACCGCTGA
- the lipB gene encoding lipoyl(octanoyl) transferase LipB has translation MIGNENERIEWRCESDPVPYRAALDAMTARNAAIAAGSARELIWLLEHPPVYTAGTSAAAEELLDPRFDVVNTGRGGRYTYHGPGQRVGYVLLDLSRRARDVRKFVHALESWVIATLADFGVESWSVPDRVGIWTRDAGGAEAKIGAIGVRVRRWVTMHGFSVNLAPDLAHFSGIVPCGIAEYGVTSLEKLGIAVAPGEWDRALIARAADFLAALETPCGVSRP, from the coding sequence ATGATCGGAAATGAGAACGAGCGGATCGAATGGCGCTGCGAAAGCGATCCGGTGCCCTATCGCGCGGCGCTCGATGCGATGACGGCGCGCAACGCGGCCATCGCGGCAGGATCGGCACGCGAACTGATCTGGCTGCTGGAACATCCGCCGGTCTATACCGCCGGGACGAGCGCGGCGGCGGAGGAACTGCTCGATCCGCGTTTCGATGTGGTGAACACCGGGCGCGGCGGGCGCTACACCTATCACGGGCCGGGCCAGCGGGTCGGCTATGTCCTGCTCGACCTGTCGCGCCGCGCGCGCGATGTGCGCAAGTTCGTCCATGCGCTGGAAAGCTGGGTGATCGCTACGCTGGCCGATTTCGGCGTCGAAAGCTGGAGCGTGCCCGATCGCGTGGGTATCTGGACGCGCGATGCGGGTGGCGCGGAAGCCAAGATCGGAGCCATCGGCGTGCGGGTGCGCCGGTGGGTGACGATGCACGGCTTTTCAGTCAATCTAGCGCCCGATCTGGCGCATTTTTCCGGGATCGTGCCGTGTGGCATCGCCGAATATGGCGTTACCAGCCTCGAAAAACTTGGCATTGCTGTTGCGCCGGGGGAGTGGGATCGGGCATTGATCGCCCGCGCCGCCGATTTCCTCGCGGCGCTGGAAACACCGTGTGGAGTGAGCCGCCCATGA